A single region of the Brassica rapa cultivar Chiifu-401-42 chromosome A03, CAAS_Brap_v3.01, whole genome shotgun sequence genome encodes:
- the LOC103860076 gene encoding putative F-box protein At1g46984, with the protein MNREKYNPMNHCKIIRRRTQSSTTSSTYVGGNLETLPIDLIVEILKRLPTKTIAKCRCVSKQWGSLLCDPYFTKSFLTCSSTRPRLLFTFEFGGKWHFFSSPQPQNGDEQVVIADYHMGFSGDWYKETCILANGFIYLNDRKMLKEKMERVPVICNPSTGQQVHLPKVLAKNKDLRSFLGYDPIENQLKVLCMTVARYREQTNSREHQVLTLGKGKPSWRKIACLFPHFPENFGTGICINGILYYIARSNLNTVIACFDVKYEKFRFIQIDDENSKLYWFLTLINYKGKLGAIVYDRSANGQLWVLDDPEKEKWSKHIFHLPDAAFWIVRSIWATDTGEIVWTRSRWTHPFYVFYYNLERQSVRRVEIKGIEGKVLMGHYRPEAILTFTNHVENVMLL; encoded by the coding sequence ATGAACCGAGAGAAGTACAATCCAATGAATCACTGTAAGATCATCAGACGCCGCACACAATCATCCACGACCTCCTCAACGTATGTAGGAGGGAACCTAGAGACGCTTCCCATCGATCTCATCGTGGAGATACTCAAGAGATTACCAACAAAGACCATTGCAAAATGCCGTTGCGTCTCGAAGCAGTGGGGTTCCTTACTTTGCGATCCATATTTCACGAAATCATTCCTGACATGTTCGTCAACTCGGCCACGTCTTCTGTTCACATTCGAATTTGGCGGCAAGTGGCATTTCTTCTCGTCCCCTCAGCCTCAAAATGGCGATGAGCAGGTTGTAATAGCAGATTATCATATGGGTTTCTCTGGAGATTGGTACAAGGAAACTTGTATACTCGCCAACGGGTTTATCTATCTAAATGATAGGAAGATGTTAAAGGAAAAGATGGAAAGGGTTCCTGTGATATGTAACCCTAGCACGGGTCAGCAGGTACATTTACCTAAAGTGTTAGCAAAGAATAAGGACTTGAGAAGCTTTTTAGGGTATGATCCGATCGAGAATCAACTCAAGGTTTTGTGTATGACTGTGGCAAGGTATAGAGAACAAACTAACTCTAGAGAGCATCAAGTTCTGACGTTAGGGAAAGGAAAACCATCATGGAGGAAGATCGCATGTTTGTTTCCGCATTTTCCTGAGAATTTCGGAACTGGGATATGCATCAACGGGATTTTGTATTACATAGCTCGGAGCAACTTGAATACAGTGATAGCATGCTTTGACGTTAAGTATGAGAAATTTAGGTTTATACAAATAGATGATGAGAACTCTAAGTTGTATTGGTTCTTGACGTTAATAAACTACAAGGGAAAGTTAGGTGCCATAGTCTATGATCGTAGTGCCAATGGTCAGTTATGGGTTCTAGATGATCCTGAAAAGGAGAAATGGTCGAAGCATATCTTTCATTTGCCAGATGCAGCTTTTTGGATCGTGAGATCAATTTGGGCAACTGATACGGGTGAAATTGTTTGGACGCGAAGTCGTTGGACCCATCCATTCTATGTCTTCTACTACAATCTAGAGAGACAGAGTGTTAGAAGAGTAGAGATCAAAGGAATTGAAGGGAAGGTATTGATGGGTCACTATCGCCCCGAAGCAATCTTAACCTTCACAAACCATGTTgagaatgtgatgcttctgtaA
- the LOC117132815 gene encoding glycine-rich protein 3 short isoform-like — protein sequence MELKMRCTVLHLFLSLLIYTQIEAVGSLNQDSLLSVDLKRHQIITETTLFTADLNRRQLAGGGGGGRGGGGGSRSSSSGGRSSGGGSRGGGSVGVTRPSTTNTQGGRVPSSGARLHYSVAMFFFLICLVIMY from the coding sequence ATGGAACTCAAAATGCGTTGCACTGTGCTTCATTTATTTCTATCACTTCTAATTTATACGCAAATCGAAGCCGTTGGTTCACTTAACCAGGATTCTCTTCTATCCGTTGATCTAAAACGCCATCAAATAATCACAGAAACGACATTGTTTACGGCAGATTTGAACCGAAGGCAACTTGCAGGAGGAGGCGGTGGCGGCCGTGGAGGAGGTGGAGGCTCTCGAAGTAGTTCTTCAGGTGGCAGAAGCAGTGGTGGGGGAAGTCGCGGAGGTGGCTCCGTCGGTGTCACTAGACCATCTACGACTAATACTCAAGGTGGACGGGTTCCAAGCAGTGGTGCTCGCCTTCATTATTCTGTAGCgatgttcttcttcttgatctgTTTGGTTATCATGTATTAG
- the LOC103858320 gene encoding putative glycine-rich cell wall structural protein 1: MEFKRSSSIVLHLFLSFLIHTQITAVDSLSQTTLSSVDQKRHPLTLETISFPADFMRRQLAGGGGSSGGGGGGGSRGGSSGGSSGGGGGGSKGGSSGGSNGGGGGSRGGGGSRGGGSGGKGKGGDGDDGDSGSGGGGGGGGGGGNGNGGNTIPSTTTTIQGGRFPSGGARLQHSLVLFIFTISLVVLILNF; encoded by the coding sequence atggAATTCAAAAGGAGTAGTAGCATCGTCCTGCATCTCTTTCTATCATTTCTCATTCATACGCAGATCACAGCCGTTGATTCACTTAGCCAAACAACTCTTTCATCTGTTGATCAAAAACGTCATCCCTTAACTTTAGAAACAATATCTTTTCCTGCGGATTTCATGCGAAGACAGCTTGCCGGAGGAGGCGGTAGCAGCGGCGGTGGCGGAGGTGGAGGATCTCGAGGCGGTAGCTCAGGTGGAAGCagcggtggtggtggaggcggATCGAAAGGTGGTAGCTCAGGTGGAAGcaacggtggtggtggtggaagtCGCGGAGGTGGCGGCAGCCGTGGAGGGGGCAGCGGTGGAAAAGGTAAAGGAGGGGATGGAGATGATGGTGATAGTGGGAGCGGGGGTGGTGGCGGTGGCGGTGGCGGTGGCGGTAATGGAAATGGAGGAAACACTATACCATCTACGACTACTACTATTCAAGGTGGTCGATTTCCAAGCGGTGGCGCCCGCCTTCAACATTCTTTAGTCTTATTCATCTTCACGATCAGTTTAGTTGTCCTTATCCTTAATTTTTAG